In Candidatus Eisenbacteria bacterium, a genomic segment contains:
- a CDS encoding L,D-transpeptidase family protein — MRFPPARSTCALLAALCALTTSASPPLASDPVAQAIQKRVQTFSSGAPVVVSGEALSSRTLIPEFYKQRGYHAAWTDRKDVDGLLAAIHGTDQDGLRPADYHLDALRKVLAAPPKPAPESTAEIDLLLTDALIRLAHHLAIGKVDPERLDPNWNLSRTIRKQTALDWLSSAIASRDLLSAIEALRPQRAYYRKLTRALQTYRSIRDRGGWPTLPAGTTLREGVRDPRVPPLRRRLMVTADLPGAMPADSMLFDPAVSAAVRRFQYRAFLDLDGAVGPSTARALNLPVEQRIDQIRVDLERARWVMHELPRRYVLVNVSSAVVFAMDRDSIVWRARCQVGQVARKTPVFRSQMKYLVFNPDWTVPPGILNRDILPALRRGEPVLQRKGLKVIDRNGRVVNPSTVRWPSSAKNLPYTIRQDPGPKNALGQVKFMFPNRHNVYLHDTPSKDLFEHSRRTFSSGCIRVERPLDLAEWVLDDRSKWNARGIRTVVETGKLTTVMLKEPLPVLLLYWTVNIDDQGLVRFSDDVYDRDAPVLRALDAPYRPVLRQGAR, encoded by the coding sequence ATGCGATTCCCACCGGCGCGCAGCACGTGCGCGCTCCTCGCGGCACTCTGCGCGCTCACGACGAGCGCTTCACCGCCGCTCGCGAGCGATCCTGTCGCGCAGGCGATCCAGAAGCGAGTTCAGACCTTCTCGTCCGGGGCTCCGGTCGTGGTTTCGGGAGAGGCCCTCTCGTCCCGGACTCTCATCCCCGAGTTCTACAAGCAACGTGGCTATCACGCGGCCTGGACGGATCGCAAGGATGTCGACGGACTTCTCGCGGCGATCCACGGAACCGACCAGGACGGCCTTCGGCCGGCCGACTATCACCTGGACGCGCTCCGCAAGGTCCTGGCCGCGCCGCCGAAGCCTGCTCCCGAGTCGACCGCGGAGATCGATCTGCTCCTGACCGACGCGCTCATCCGTCTCGCCCATCATCTCGCGATCGGAAAGGTCGATCCGGAGCGGCTCGATCCCAACTGGAACCTGTCGCGCACGATCCGGAAGCAGACCGCGCTGGATTGGCTCTCCTCCGCGATCGCGTCCCGCGATCTCCTGTCCGCGATCGAGGCCCTCCGGCCGCAACGCGCCTACTACCGCAAGCTCACACGCGCCCTTCAGACGTATCGCTCGATCCGCGACCGCGGCGGCTGGCCCACGCTCCCGGCCGGCACGACGCTGCGGGAGGGCGTGCGGGACCCGAGAGTGCCTCCCCTCAGGCGGCGCCTGATGGTCACGGCGGACCTCCCCGGCGCGATGCCGGCGGACTCCATGCTCTTCGATCCCGCCGTATCGGCCGCCGTGCGCCGCTTCCAGTACCGGGCGTTCCTGGATTTGGACGGCGCGGTCGGACCCTCGACGGCGAGAGCTCTGAACCTGCCCGTGGAGCAGCGGATCGATCAGATCCGCGTCGATCTGGAGCGCGCGCGCTGGGTCATGCACGAGCTGCCCCGGCGCTACGTGCTCGTCAACGTCTCGAGCGCGGTCGTCTTCGCCATGGATCGCGACTCCATCGTGTGGCGCGCGCGATGCCAGGTGGGACAGGTCGCCCGCAAGACTCCGGTCTTCCGGTCGCAGATGAAGTACCTCGTCTTCAATCCCGACTGGACCGTTCCGCCCGGCATCCTGAACCGGGACATCCTGCCCGCCCTCCGCCGGGGCGAGCCGGTGCTCCAGCGGAAGGGCCTCAAGGTGATCGATCGAAACGGCCGCGTCGTGAATCCTTCCACGGTGCGCTGGCCCTCGAGCGCGAAGAACCTTCCCTACACGATCCGCCAGGATCCCGGTCCCAAGAATGCTCTGGGTCAGGTGAAGTTCATGTTCCCGAACCGGCACAACGTCTATCTGCACGATACTCCGTCGAAGGACCTCTTCGAGCACTCGCGCCGCACCTTCAGCTCCGGCTGTATCCGCGTGGAGCGGCCGCTCGACCTGGCCGAGTGGGTCCTGGACGACCGCTCGAAGTGGAACGCCCGCGGGATCCGGACCGTCGTCGAGACCGGGAAGCTGACCACGGTCATGCTGAAGGAGCCGCTGCCCGTGCTCCTCCTCTACTGGACGGTGAACATCGACGACCAGGGGCTCGTGCGGTTCTCGGATGACGTGTACGACCGGGACGCCCCCGTGCTGCGCGCGCTCGACGCGCCGTACCGGCCGGTTCTGCGGCAGGGGGCGCGGTAG
- a CDS encoding c-type cytochrome: protein MARRSIVLAVVVLLPSIGLPGASPGQIPDTFKNLNVLPKDTPKAELVSVMRGFSSALGVRCNHCHVGENAATLEGFDFASDDKEPKRIARVMMSMVQEINQEEIPKAGIKDPASVRCVTCHRGVTKPRTVDEVLRATVEKDGVPAAQKRYRELREQYHGSGSYDFRPGPVNMVAEWLAFEKKDYDGAIALLGLNVEFHPTAGSTHNLLGRIHEAKGDPAAAIASWKKALELDPKDNRSRQLLEKAEGKK, encoded by the coding sequence GTGGCACGTCGTTCGATCGTCCTGGCCGTCGTCGTCCTGCTCCCCTCGATCGGATTGCCCGGCGCGTCCCCCGGGCAGATTCCCGACACCTTCAAGAATCTGAACGTTCTCCCCAAGGACACCCCGAAAGCCGAACTCGTGTCCGTCATGCGCGGATTCTCGAGCGCGCTCGGCGTGCGGTGCAACCACTGCCACGTGGGCGAGAACGCGGCCACGCTCGAGGGATTCGACTTCGCGTCCGACGACAAGGAACCGAAGCGGATCGCTCGCGTCATGATGTCGATGGTTCAGGAGATCAACCAGGAGGAGATCCCCAAGGCCGGCATCAAGGATCCCGCCTCGGTTCGATGTGTCACCTGTCACCGGGGTGTCACGAAGCCCCGGACGGTCGACGAGGTCCTGCGCGCCACGGTGGAGAAGGACGGCGTGCCCGCGGCGCAGAAGCGGTATCGCGAGCTGCGCGAGCAGTACCACGGCTCGGGCTCGTACGACTTCCGGCCCGGACCCGTGAACATGGTCGCCGAGTGGCTCGCGTTCGAGAAGAAGGACTACGACGGCGCGATCGCGCTGCTCGGATTGAACGTCGAGTTCCATCCCACCGCCGGGTCCACGCACAACCTGCTCGGCCGGATCCACGAGGCGAAGGGGGATCCGGCGGCGGCCATCGCGAGCTGGAAGAAGGCGCTGGAGCTGGATCCGAAGGACAACCGGAGCCGGCAGCTCCTCGAGAAGGCGGAGGGGAAGAAGTAG